The following are encoded together in the Amblyraja radiata isolate CabotCenter1 chromosome 27, sAmbRad1.1.pri, whole genome shotgun sequence genome:
- the ldlrap1 gene encoding low density lipoprotein receptor adapter protein 1 isoform X1, whose product MDALKSAGRAIIRSPSIAKQSWGSGKHKKLPENWTDTRETLQEGMIFNLKYLGMTLVEEPKGEDMSSAAVRRIVAMAKASGKKFPKVVLTVSPRGIILHDSTSNELIENVSIYRISYCTADKAHDKVFAYIAQSQLNETLECHAFLCTKKKLAQAVTLTVAQAFKIAFEFWQAAKEEKGKRAAVVTADSGATGKPCSEKSTNNHFKTEVATGDLLDLTEGAKPANHRRELSDADKKYSANDNLVWEINDDLDEAFARLAQSRTNPQFLDIGVSPQDMQTEECLTPTDWEKCDVGVTEKDDLFGL is encoded by the exons AATTGCCAGAAAACTGGACAGATACGAGAGAAACGCTGCAGGAAGGAATGATATTTAATCTCAAATATCTTGGTATGACTCTTGTGGAGGAACCAAAAGGAGAAGATATGTCTTCTGCCGCTGTCCGGCGAATAGTTGCTATG GCCAAAGCAAGCGGGAAGAAATTTCCAAAAGTGGTGTTGACCGTGTCACCGCGGGGAATCATTCTACACGACTCCACAAGTAACGAATTAATCGAAAACGTCTCCATCTACAG GATATCCTATTGTACGGCAGACAAAGCACATGATAAAGTTTTTGCCTACATTGCTCAGAGCCAGTTGAACGAGACATTGGAATGCCATGCCTTCCTGTGCACAAAGAAAAAGCTG GCTCAAGCAGTGACATTAACAGTGGCTCAAGCTTTCAAAATAGCTTTTGAATTCTGGCAAGCAGCCAAAGAAG AGAAAGGGAAAAGAGCAGCGGTTGTGACAGCTGACAGTGGAGCCACTGGGAAACCTTGTTCGGAGAAATCCACCAATAACCATTTCAAAACTG AAGTAGCGACAGGGGATTTGTTGGATTTAACAGAAGGTGCAAAACCTGCAAACCATAGAAGAGAGCTGTCCGACGCAGATAAGAAATACTCTGCCAATGACAACCTTGTGTGG GAAATAAACGATGATCTGGATGAAGCCTTTGCAAG GCTGGCTCAGTCTCGAACAAATCCTCAGTTTCTGGACATCGGGGTGAGCCCCCAGGACATGCAGACGGAAGAGTGTTTAACTCCAACGGACTGGGAAAAATGTGACGTTGGAGTCACTGAAAAAGATGACCTGTTTGGGCTCTGA
- the ldlrap1 gene encoding low density lipoprotein receptor adapter protein 1 isoform X2 has translation MDALKSAGRAIIRSPSIAKQSWGSGKHKKLPENWTDTRETLQEGMIFNLKYLGMTLVEEPKGEDMSSAAVRRIVAMAKASGKKFPKVVLTVSPRGIILHDSTSNELIENVSIYRISYCTADKAHDKVFAYIAQSQLNETLECHAFLCTKKKLAQAVTLTVAQAFKIAFEFWQAAKEEKGKRAAVVTADSGATGKPCSEKSTNNHFKTVATGDLLDLTEGAKPANHRRELSDADKKYSANDNLVWEINDDLDEAFARLAQSRTNPQFLDIGVSPQDMQTEECLTPTDWEKCDVGVTEKDDLFGL, from the exons AATTGCCAGAAAACTGGACAGATACGAGAGAAACGCTGCAGGAAGGAATGATATTTAATCTCAAATATCTTGGTATGACTCTTGTGGAGGAACCAAAAGGAGAAGATATGTCTTCTGCCGCTGTCCGGCGAATAGTTGCTATG GCCAAAGCAAGCGGGAAGAAATTTCCAAAAGTGGTGTTGACCGTGTCACCGCGGGGAATCATTCTACACGACTCCACAAGTAACGAATTAATCGAAAACGTCTCCATCTACAG GATATCCTATTGTACGGCAGACAAAGCACATGATAAAGTTTTTGCCTACATTGCTCAGAGCCAGTTGAACGAGACATTGGAATGCCATGCCTTCCTGTGCACAAAGAAAAAGCTG GCTCAAGCAGTGACATTAACAGTGGCTCAAGCTTTCAAAATAGCTTTTGAATTCTGGCAAGCAGCCAAAGAAG AGAAAGGGAAAAGAGCAGCGGTTGTGACAGCTGACAGTGGAGCCACTGGGAAACCTTGTTCGGAGAAATCCACCAATAACCATTTCAAAACTG TAGCGACAGGGGATTTGTTGGATTTAACAGAAGGTGCAAAACCTGCAAACCATAGAAGAGAGCTGTCCGACGCAGATAAGAAATACTCTGCCAATGACAACCTTGTGTGG GAAATAAACGATGATCTGGATGAAGCCTTTGCAAG GCTGGCTCAGTCTCGAACAAATCCTCAGTTTCTGGACATCGGGGTGAGCCCCCAGGACATGCAGACGGAAGAGTGTTTAACTCCAACGGACTGGGAAAAATGTGACGTTGGAGTCACTGAAAAAGATGACCTGTTTGGGCTCTGA